A window of the Haloarcula litorea genome harbors these coding sequences:
- a CDS encoding YbhB/YbcL family Raf kinase inhibitor-like protein produces the protein MPSTILNGNLEQQGELSLSSPQFSDGEQLPDWTGYANENENPELAISNIPDDAASLVLVVDDPDAQPVAGHTWDHWVAWDIDPRIGTIPRDWDGTDVTEGYNDYIEQGYGGPSPPEGSHDYRFKLIALDTELGVPAETRKTRVGSAIAMNAEVLATTQLVGTYHAEQGTAF, from the coding sequence ATGCCCTCGACGATTCTCAACGGCAACCTTGAACAACAGGGCGAACTGTCGCTGTCCAGTCCCCAGTTCAGCGACGGCGAACAGTTGCCGGACTGGACTGGCTATGCAAACGAGAACGAGAATCCGGAACTGGCGATTTCGAACATCCCTGACGACGCGGCGTCGCTGGTGCTGGTCGTCGACGATCCGGATGCCCAGCCGGTCGCGGGCCACACGTGGGATCACTGGGTCGCGTGGGATATTGATCCCCGTATCGGGACGATTCCGCGCGATTGGGACGGTACCGATGTGACCGAGGGGTACAACGACTACATCGAACAGGGCTACGGCGGCCCATCGCCGCCGGAGGGCAGTCATGACTATCGATTCAAGCTGATCGCCCTTGATACCGAACTCGGCGTCCCGGCCGAGACGAGAAAGACGCGCGTCGGCTCGGCAATCGCGATGAATGCGGAGGTGCTGGCCACCACCCAGCTCGTCGGAACGTACCACGCCGAGCAGGGTACCGCGTTCTGA
- a CDS encoding DUF5793 family protein, producing the protein MDRDQFHVETETVEEPATAEPAEHPALWIHFDGSRDRLQQGLSEQLRDDIAVEEIDISFRHLSSDGEPAEGILALSDRVTGRYIVEVKTTVDLVREFVQTVRESADQMSHDARYRVEIRAEGETVTTFKKDLLVVYDASGTLLRDPSLIPTGVEL; encoded by the coding sequence ATGGATCGCGACCAGTTCCACGTAGAAACCGAGACGGTCGAGGAACCAGCCACCGCTGAGCCGGCGGAGCATCCGGCACTCTGGATCCACTTTGATGGCTCGCGCGACCGTCTGCAACAGGGGCTGTCCGAACAACTCCGCGACGATATCGCTGTCGAAGAGATCGATATCTCGTTTCGCCATCTATCGTCGGATGGCGAACCAGCTGAAGGCATACTCGCGCTCAGCGACCGCGTCACGGGACGATACATCGTCGAAGTCAAGACAACTGTCGATCTGGTGCGCGAGTTCGTTCAGACCGTGCGCGAGTCCGCGGATCAAATGAGTCACGACGCGCGGTATCGCGTCGAGATTCGAGCAGAGGGCGAGACAGTCACAACGTTCAAGAAGGATCTGTTGGTCGTCTACGATGCAAGCGGGACACTCCTCCGTGATCCCAGCCTCATCCCCACCGGTGTCGAGCTATGA
- a CDS encoding AbrB/MazE/SpoVT family DNA-binding domain-containing protein, producing MSRRVRTDERGRVTIPKEIRDRYGEKFRLVELDSGIKLVPIPDDPVEALRAAASDELREASLEDLEEAAQEEAREQSVEQIR from the coding sequence ATGAGTAGAAGGGTACGAACAGACGAACGTGGTCGTGTGACGATTCCGAAGGAGATACGCGACCGCTACGGCGAGAAGTTCCGCCTCGTTGAGCTGGACAGCGGTATCAAGCTGGTGCCGATCCCCGACGATCCAGTGGAGGCGTTGCGAGCGGCGGCTTCCGACGAGCTTCGCGAGGCGTCTCTCGAGGATCTCGAAGAGGCGGCTCAAGAAGAGGCACGCGAACAGTCTGTCGAGCAGATCCGCTGA
- a CDS encoding SWIM zinc finger family protein produces the protein MNLSTEQIRDLCTSEVFDRARSYRDEERIERIDRFDETVSAAVQGSQPEPYEVEIQFVDGAAEPETVDATCTCPYDWGGYCKHIIAVLLELAEGDVELEDEREAVERVLSDAHPEELREFLLDESERDADLRRRLLTRFEEQDTQSLYDYKKEMSQQYRGPYTYQYEGPDFSEFHDLAETHREQGNPLEAATIYRAMTEVRIENMDMVQDYYGEDFETELDAFVECIHEADLDHEEKREYIDYLFERWGSDDSAVGTFSGQYEDALWDLCTDDADLQYWRDLLEDDLPTEIPEPSEPDDGIGSFDTRRYEAERRIQMHADVLDALGDTEALREVYEEQYLDIREFCVRYARLLAAEGEGDRAIEVAEEGLDAFSNVGELRRFLIDAYADRDPERHKELLREQFLQSGDWEYYEQLRSRCSDDEWEEMVANFEARFEDSNVHRLIDLYLREERTADAFETVIEAAREEPDDALQRAVGDNGLAILSEYRDDVADYDPETYYEVYEERLEPFLADTTGRDHYQTVVEYLEEMRELGFDDEFEAFVAHLKEKHSNRPAFLDEMETLETGEV, from the coding sequence ATGAACCTCTCCACCGAACAAATCCGCGATCTCTGCACAAGCGAGGTGTTCGATCGCGCCCGCAGCTACCGCGACGAGGAGCGCATAGAGCGCATCGACCGCTTCGACGAGACCGTAAGCGCCGCCGTGCAGGGCTCCCAACCCGAACCCTACGAGGTCGAGATCCAGTTCGTGGATGGCGCTGCCGAGCCCGAAACCGTCGACGCCACCTGCACGTGTCCGTACGACTGGGGCGGGTACTGCAAGCACATCATCGCGGTGCTGCTGGAACTCGCCGAAGGCGACGTCGAACTCGAAGACGAACGCGAAGCCGTCGAACGCGTCCTCTCGGACGCGCATCCCGAGGAACTTCGGGAATTCCTGCTTGACGAGTCCGAGCGCGATGCCGATCTGCGCCGGCGACTGCTGACACGCTTCGAGGAGCAGGACACGCAGAGCCTCTACGATTACAAGAAGGAGATGAGCCAGCAGTACCGCGGCCCCTACACATACCAGTACGAAGGCCCCGACTTCTCGGAGTTTCACGACCTCGCGGAGACCCACCGTGAGCAGGGCAATCCGCTGGAGGCGGCCACCATCTACCGGGCGATGACCGAGGTTCGGATCGAGAATATGGACATGGTGCAGGACTACTACGGCGAAGACTTCGAGACGGAACTCGACGCGTTCGTCGAGTGCATCCACGAGGCCGACCTCGACCACGAGGAGAAACGCGAATACATCGACTACCTCTTCGAACGGTGGGGAAGCGACGATTCGGCCGTCGGCACGTTCTCGGGCCAGTACGAGGACGCACTCTGGGATCTTTGCACCGACGACGCGGATCTACAGTACTGGCGCGATCTCCTCGAAGACGATCTCCCGACCGAGATTCCCGAGCCGAGCGAGCCCGACGACGGGATCGGATCGTTCGATACGCGCCGCTACGAGGCCGAACGACGCATCCAAATGCACGCGGACGTGCTGGACGCACTCGGCGATACCGAGGCACTTCGGGAGGTGTACGAGGAACAGTACCTCGACATCCGGGAGTTCTGTGTGCGGTATGCCCGTCTACTCGCAGCCGAAGGCGAGGGCGACCGGGCAATCGAGGTCGCGGAGGAGGGACTGGACGCGTTCTCGAATGTCGGAGAGCTTCGACGCTTTCTGATCGACGCGTACGCCGACCGCGACCCGGAGCGACACAAGGAACTCCTCCGGGAGCAGTTCCTCCAGTCGGGGGACTGGGAGTACTACGAGCAACTGCGGTCACGCTGCTCGGATGACGAGTGGGAGGAGATGGTCGCGAACTTCGAAGCGCGATTCGAGGACTCGAACGTGCATCGCTTGATCGACCTCTATCTGCGCGAGGAGCGCACGGCAGACGCGTTCGAGACGGTCATCGAGGCGGCTCGCGAGGAACCGGACGATGCATTGCAACGTGCAGTCGGTGATAACGGTCTCGCGATTCTGAGCGAATACCGCGATGACGTCGCGGATTACGACCCGGAGACCTACTACGAGGTCTACGAGGAACGTCTCGAACCGTTCCTTGCGGACACGACGGGCCGCGATCACTATCAGACGGTCGTGGAGTACCTCGAAGAGATGCGGGAATTGGGTTTCGACGACGAATTCGAGGCGTTCGTCGCACACCTGAAAGAGAAACACTCGAATCGACCCGCCTTCCTCGACGAAATGGAGACGCTCGAAACCGGAGAGGTGTGA
- a CDS encoding putative quinol monooxygenase — MIVLHASFPIDPDKREEALDLIEDLVEQSQAEEGMIDYRATTDVNDPNVVRFFEQYEDEAAFEAHTQTDHFQEFEAALPDLLDGEPEILRFDVESATELDL, encoded by the coding sequence ATGATCGTCCTGCATGCTTCATTCCCGATTGACCCAGACAAGCGCGAGGAAGCACTCGACCTGATCGAGGATCTCGTCGAACAGTCTCAAGCCGAAGAAGGTATGATCGACTACCGGGCGACGACCGATGTCAACGATCCGAACGTAGTGCGGTTCTTCGAGCAGTATGAGGACGAAGCCGCCTTCGAGGCACACACCCAGACCGACCACTTCCAAGAGTTCGAGGCCGCGCTCCCCGATCTGCTCGACGGCGAACCCGAGATTCTGCGGTTCGATGTCGAGTCAGCGACAGAACTCGATCTGTGA
- a CDS encoding DUF7437 domain-containing protein yields the protein MPGTPNAADGAASAGSDFFTTQKLLARPRLARFYTDLLINSPTTIPEARERLDMEKSTAHKYSNELAEMGIAESSDEHRDGAAVWEATPIDGVWHGTATFEVGPTVFAVFGAQTIDEDIEMFTDRHGEALLPAAIVETIHYLEGRQTRRGVADALDVHAVEGVAISQAVERIIGVVGPGDPTIDMSAFEVEIHEQALAEAPYIRD from the coding sequence ATGCCGGGAACGCCGAACGCGGCAGACGGGGCGGCCTCCGCGGGAAGCGACTTCTTCACCACACAGAAACTGCTTGCCCGGCCCCGCCTCGCCCGGTTCTATACCGACCTGCTGATCAACTCGCCCACCACGATTCCCGAGGCTCGAGAGCGGCTGGATATGGAGAAGTCAACCGCCCACAAGTACTCGAACGAACTTGCTGAGATGGGAATCGCAGAATCGTCAGACGAACACCGAGATGGGGCGGCAGTCTGGGAAGCGACACCCATCGACGGCGTCTGGCACGGCACCGCCACATTCGAGGTTGGCCCGACAGTGTTCGCCGTGTTTGGCGCCCAAACTATCGACGAAGACATCGAGATGTTCACCGACCGCCACGGCGAGGCCTTGCTTCCGGCGGCCATCGTGGAAACCATACACTACCTCGAGGGGCGCCAGACGCGCCGCGGTGTGGCCGACGCGCTCGATGTTCACGCTGTCGAAGGAGTCGCTATCTCACAGGCTGTCGAACGAATTATCGGCGTGGTCGGCCCCGGTGATCCCACGATCGATATGTCTGCCTTCGAGGTCGAAATACACGAGCAGGCCCTCGCCGAAGCACCGTACATCCGCGACTGA
- a CDS encoding helix-turn-helix domain-containing protein produces MNPTAAKIVLAAQRGDSINRISSKIGTSYSWVYDWINRLDDAEIISNTDNGIRVRDYEMRRRYEEMMGTLYIRDEVSQEEAYVIPHFAGMEFAYTEIDAAYVWTHGGFQIARSHDDYPVFIQVHERDVDQWIEFFERFGVDTTVGDRPDAADVDGSVHYVLFPQTEGIDIEWVDGNPVIPLDGAVSQMMETRPAYEPALEMIANEHDVDIDANHHDEMTAD; encoded by the coding sequence ATGAATCCCACCGCTGCGAAGATCGTTTTGGCGGCACAGCGTGGGGATTCTATCAACCGGATCTCGAGTAAGATCGGGACATCGTACTCGTGGGTCTACGACTGGATCAATCGATTGGACGACGCAGAAATCATCTCAAATACAGATAACGGAATTCGAGTTCGTGACTACGAGATGCGACGGCGCTACGAGGAGATGATGGGAACGTTGTACATCCGCGACGAAGTTTCACAGGAAGAGGCGTACGTGATCCCCCACTTCGCCGGAATGGAGTTCGCCTACACAGAGATTGATGCCGCCTACGTCTGGACGCACGGTGGATTCCAGATCGCCCGAAGTCACGACGATTATCCCGTATTTATCCAGGTTCACGAGCGCGATGTCGACCAGTGGATCGAGTTCTTCGAGCGGTTCGGGGTCGACACGACCGTGGGTGACCGCCCGGACGCGGCCGATGTTGACGGGAGCGTCCACTACGTCTTGTTCCCGCAGACGGAGGGCATCGACATCGAGTGGGTCGACGGCAATCCCGTGATTCCGTTGGATGGCGCGGTCAGTCAGATGATGGAGACCCGGCCGGCATACGAACCGGCGTTGGAGATGATCGCCAACGAGCATGACGTGGACATCGACGCTAACCATCACGACGAGATGACGGCGGACTGA
- a CDS encoding permease: MQATIIDGVLESLRIGVGFLWTAAWAIIMGLTVTSLVQVYVSKERMAKVLGDGDLSGLTKATVFGAASSGCSFGAVAIGKGLFKKGAHAVNFLAFMFASTNLIVELGLMILILLGWEFLLAELLGGLILIAVMAVLVHLTLPENLFDEVRETLNERDREAGVTEDPTCGMEGKDEYTLTTDGGETLEFCSEGCMETYLQEASSHGGWRDELLSWGGWYKVGNQYRKEWSMIWKDVIAGFLISGFVIVFVPQWVWNTLFIQGDGLLVTAENAIMGVAIAVISFVGSMGNVPFAVALWGGGISFAGVIAFVYADLITIPVLNVYRKYYGWKIMLYILGVFFVTMAFTGFLMELLFDAFGIVPDLAGGETATEQTYFELNYTFYLNIIAFALSGFLLYVYRRGLGAPGQYRDPVCGMRTDDEGPSASHDGTTYYFCSKTCKRTFEEEPTEFADQSPQISSHDHDHDH; this comes from the coding sequence ATGCAGGCGACAATTATTGACGGCGTTCTCGAATCTCTCCGCATCGGCGTCGGATTCCTCTGGACGGCGGCGTGGGCGATCATCATGGGCCTCACGGTCACGAGTCTCGTCCAGGTCTACGTCTCCAAGGAGCGCATGGCGAAAGTTCTCGGTGACGGCGATCTGAGTGGCCTCACCAAAGCGACTGTATTCGGAGCAGCGAGCAGTGGGTGTAGTTTCGGCGCCGTCGCTATCGGAAAAGGATTGTTCAAGAAAGGGGCACACGCGGTGAATTTTCTGGCATTCATGTTCGCGTCAACGAATCTCATCGTCGAACTCGGGTTGATGATTCTCATCCTACTGGGCTGGGAGTTCCTCCTCGCAGAACTGCTGGGCGGCCTTATCCTCATCGCCGTGATGGCAGTCCTCGTCCACCTCACGCTCCCCGAGAATCTCTTCGACGAGGTCCGGGAGACGCTCAACGAGCGCGACCGTGAGGCCGGCGTCACCGAAGACCCGACCTGCGGAATGGAAGGCAAAGACGAGTACACTCTCACCACTGACGGTGGTGAGACGCTGGAGTTCTGCTCAGAGGGGTGTATGGAGACGTACCTGCAGGAGGCGTCCAGCCACGGTGGCTGGCGCGACGAGTTGCTGTCGTGGGGCGGCTGGTACAAGGTTGGAAACCAGTACCGCAAGGAGTGGTCGATGATCTGGAAGGACGTCATCGCGGGCTTCCTCATCTCGGGGTTTGTCATCGTCTTCGTCCCTCAGTGGGTCTGGAACACGCTGTTCATCCAGGGCGATGGCTTGCTCGTGACCGCCGAGAACGCGATTATGGGTGTCGCCATCGCCGTCATCAGCTTCGTCGGCAGCATGGGTAACGTCCCGTTCGCCGTCGCGCTCTGGGGCGGCGGCATCAGCTTCGCGGGTGTCATCGCGTTCGTCTACGCCGACCTCATCACGATTCCCGTGTTGAACGTCTACCGGAAGTACTACGGCTGGAAGATCATGCTGTACATCCTCGGCGTCTTCTTTGTCACGATGGCGTTCACCGGCTTCCTCATGGAACTGCTGTTCGACGCCTTCGGCATCGTCCCAGACCTCGCGGGTGGCGAGACGGCGACCGAGCAGACGTACTTCGAGCTGAACTACACGTTCTACCTCAATATTATCGCCTTCGCGCTCTCCGGGTTCCTTCTGTATGTCTACCGGCGGGGACTCGGCGCACCGGGTCAGTATCGTGATCCGGTGTGCGGGATGCGAACCGACGATGAGGGCCCGAGCGCGTCCCACGATGGAACGACGTACTATTTTTGCTCGAAGACCTGCAAGCGTACGTTCGAAGAAGAACCAACGGAGTTTGCCGATCAAAGCCCACAGATATCGAGCCACGATCACGACCATGACCACTGA
- a CDS encoding ATP-binding protein — translation MVELLSSAGISFVAYLLVFGGAAVACLVSATRLTRIDDPDTRRGLVALLLTSSGWATAHVAFLLAPSESLKHAFYLIGLVVGLSAVGAWLYFCSAYTNRSLHRQPIYRRVAVGVFLVIIAVKLTNPLHNLYFTAEFVTTPFPHLSVTHQLAHWLVMGLSYALSLVGYFMLIEHFTQVQYKTTPVLGLVGITGLPIVFDIIGFTTPYLIDITYEPVGVAIFAVGVAFVYLDTFQAIQLAGGHDEPVILVSADDRIRDYNDRASDLFPVLADKSALGEPLWSVLPTVTEALDRDRSIIERDRDGEIRHYRVSESPFTARQADLGRLLVFADITDRERYRRELERQNERLEQFASMISHDLRNPLNVAMARVEMANDEYDDENLATAENALDRMTQLIEDVLELARHGQPIDDTELVSLSTIARQCWGMVDAPDAEIVLEDDLTFTADEARLQQLFENLFRNAVDHGGSDVTIRVGALDESAGFYVEDDGVGIPAEERDDVFETGYSTAQEGTGFGLAIVKEIVDAHEWEITLTDSDSGGTRVEITGVNRAD, via the coding sequence ATGGTAGAGCTTCTTTCGAGTGCTGGAATTTCCTTTGTTGCGTATTTGTTGGTGTTTGGAGGGGCTGCAGTTGCCTGTCTCGTGAGCGCGACACGTCTTACTCGAATCGATGACCCCGACACGCGGCGCGGATTGGTTGCACTTCTCCTCACCAGTAGCGGCTGGGCAACGGCACACGTCGCGTTCCTGCTTGCCCCTTCTGAATCGCTCAAGCACGCATTCTACCTGATCGGGCTCGTCGTTGGACTCAGTGCTGTCGGTGCGTGGCTGTATTTCTGTTCCGCTTACACCAACCGCTCACTGCACCGCCAGCCGATATATCGACGGGTCGCAGTTGGTGTGTTCCTCGTCATTATCGCCGTGAAACTCACGAACCCGCTTCACAATCTCTATTTCACAGCAGAGTTCGTGACGACCCCGTTTCCTCACCTCTCGGTCACCCATCAACTCGCGCACTGGCTCGTGATGGGGCTCTCGTACGCTCTCTCACTAGTTGGCTATTTTATGCTGATCGAACACTTCACGCAGGTTCAATACAAGACAACGCCAGTACTGGGGTTGGTCGGTATCACAGGTCTTCCCATCGTATTTGACATCATCGGCTTCACCACACCCTACCTGATCGACATCACTTACGAGCCAGTTGGCGTCGCTATCTTCGCTGTCGGCGTCGCGTTCGTCTACCTCGACACGTTTCAGGCGATCCAGCTCGCAGGCGGACACGATGAACCGGTCATCCTCGTGAGCGCCGACGACCGAATCCGCGACTACAATGACCGCGCAAGCGACCTCTTTCCGGTATTGGCGGACAAATCGGCTCTTGGTGAGCCGCTCTGGTCGGTGCTCCCCACTGTTACCGAGGCGCTTGACCGTGACCGGTCGATCATCGAACGCGACCGCGATGGTGAGATACGACACTATCGGGTTTCGGAAAGCCCGTTCACTGCCCGACAGGCGGATCTGGGTCGGTTGCTGGTATTCGCTGACATCACCGACAGAGAACGGTATCGACGGGAGTTAGAGCGGCAAAACGAGCGGCTGGAACAGTTCGCGAGTATGATCAGCCACGATCTACGGAATCCACTCAATGTGGCAATGGCTCGCGTCGAGATGGCCAACGACGAGTACGACGATGAGAATCTCGCAACGGCAGAGAACGCCTTGGATCGGATGACACAACTGATTGAGGATGTGCTGGAACTCGCCCGTCACGGCCAGCCGATAGATGATACCGAATTGGTCTCACTGTCGACGATCGCCAGACAGTGTTGGGGGATGGTTGACGCCCCCGATGCCGAGATCGTCCTCGAAGACGACCTCACCTTCACAGCAGATGAAGCGCGTCTTCAGCAACTGTTCGAAAACCTCTTTCGCAATGCCGTCGACCACGGTGGGAGCGACGTGACGATCCGCGTCGGTGCGCTGGACGAGTCAGCAGGATTCTATGTCGAAGACGATGGCGTCGGGATTCCAGCCGAGGAACGTGACGACGTGTTCGAGACCGGATACTCGACAGCACAGGAGGGAACTGGATTTGGACTGGCGATTGTCAAAGAAATCGTCGATGCCCACGAGTGGGAGATTACACTCACGGACAGCGATTCAGGGGGAACGCGTGTGGAGATCACCGGAGTTAATCGTGCAGATTGA